The Coffea arabica cultivar ET-39 chromosome 3c, Coffea Arabica ET-39 HiFi, whole genome shotgun sequence genome contains a region encoding:
- the LOC113740885 gene encoding zinc finger CCCH domain-containing protein 66-like, giving the protein MGDFVSSSSELLEFSASDDLSAFMVAVEREGHGIDELAVWYGRRIGSKEMGLEERTPLMIASMFGSKRVVNYILEKGGIDVNKTCGSDGATALHCTVAGGFAASLEIVRLLPSLPDIKNGIYGTDEFRMYTFKIKPCSRAYSHDWTECPFVHPDENARRRDPRKYHYSYVPCPDFHKGTCQRGDACEYAHGIFECWLHPAQYRTRLCKDETNCTRRVCFFAHKPEELRPLYASTGSAVPSPRSFSSSASTFDIASISPLALSSPSIMMPPPSTPPMTPSGASSPIGGSMWPNQPTLAPPNLQLPGSRLKAAINARDIDLDAELLGLDGNRQWRQQLLDDLSSLSILSYSDPQSPSPSPPHPPPPL; this is encoded by the coding sequence ATGGGGGATTTTGTCTCTAGTTCTTCAGAGTTGCTCGAGTTCTCAGCATCTGATGATCTTTCTGCCTTTATGGTTGCTGTAGAAAGGGAGGGACATGGTATTGATGAGTTGGCTGTGTGGTATGGTCGAAGAATTGGTTCAAAGGAGATGGGGCTTGAGGAGAGGACACCTCTCATGATCGCTTCTATGTTTGGCAGCAAAAGGGTTGTCAATTACATCCTGGAAAAAGGTGGGATTGATGTCAACAAAACTTGTGGTTCTGATGGTGCTACTGCCCTCCATTGCACTGTTGCGGGTGGTTTTGCTGCTTCACTTGAGATTGTCAGGCTACTGCCCTCCCTTCCTGACATAAAGAATGGTATATACGGGACGGATGAGTTTAGGATGTATACATTTAAGATCAAGCCTTGCTCGAGGGCCTACTCGCATGACTGGACTGAATGTCCCTTTGTTCACCCTGATGAAAATGCTAGGCGGCGTGATCCAAGAAAGTATCATTACAGCTATGTTCCTTGCCCTGATTTTCACAAGGGTACATGCCAGAGGGGAGACGCATGTGAATATGCACATGGAATTTTTGAGTGCTGGCTTCACCCTGCCCAATATCGTACTCGTCTGTGCAAGGACGAGACTAATTGTACAAGAAGGGTATGTTTCTTTGCCCACAAACCTGAAGAGTTACGGCCCCTGTATGCTTCCACTGGTTCAGCAGTGCCTTCCCCTAGATCATTCTCTTCCAGTGCTTCGACGTTTGATATTGCATCAATCAGCCCACTCGCCCTTAGTTCTCCTTCTATCATGATGCCTCCACCCTCAACACCGCCGATGACTCCTTCTGGAGCCTCTTCCCCTATTGGTGGATCTATGTGGCCAAACCAGCCCACCCTTGCACCTCCAAACCTGCAGTTGCCTGGCAGCAGGTTGAAAGCTGCCATAAATGCTAGAGATATTGATTTAGATGCTGAACTACTTGGTCTAGATGGTAATCGTCAGTGGCGCCAGCAGTTGTTGGATGACTTGTCTAGCCTTTCAATATTATCATACTCGGATCCCCAATCCCCATCCCCATCCCCTCCTcaccctcctcctcctctttag